In Pseudomonadota bacterium, the genomic window AGACCTTGCGCACGCTGGTCGAGCGGCGCGATGCCAACGCGGATGCCACTGCCTACGTGAGCAGCCACGACGGGCTGCCCGAACCCCTCTGTGCCATCTGGGAGCCCTCCAGCGCGCACACCCTCGCCGCGATGCTGAGCGAAGGGCGCAACTGTCCTCGCAAGGCCTTGCTGCGAATGAACACCACGCTGATCGAGCAGGCGGATCCCGCCAGCCTCGATAACGCCAACACGCCCGATGAGCGCCAGCGCATCGCCACCGCGATCGACTCTCGGTCGCGTCCCAGTGCGCCCGCGTCGTCGACACAGGAGAACGCATGATCCAGGTCAAGGTGGAGTACTTCGCCGTCCTGCGCGAACAGCGCGGCGAGGCGGGGGAGTTGGTGGAGACGGCGGCCAGCACGCCGGCCGACCTCTACGCGGAGCTCGCTGAGCGCCACGGCCTGCAAGCCCCGCGCGACACACTTCGGGTGGCCGTCAACGAGGAGTTCTGCGCCTGGGACGCGGGCCTAGCGAACGGTGATGTGGTGGTGTTCATCCCACCCGTGGCGGGAGGCTGAGGTGATGAGTCAGTTCTTCGAGTTCGCCGATTCAGCGCTAGATCTTTTCGCCCTGCGCGGACGCACCCAGGATGATCACTGCGGCGGCTATGTCGCCTTCGAGGGTTGGGTGCGCGATCACAACGAGGGTCGCAGTGTCCTGCGCCTGGAGTACGAGGCCTACGAGGGCTTGGCGGTGAAGGAGGGCGCGCGCATCATCGCCGAAGCGGCTGAGCGTTGGCCCATCACCAAGGCCGGCTGCGTGCACCGCGTGGGGCAACTCGAGATCGGCGACGTGGCCGTGTGGGTGGGCGTGAGTGCTGCCCACCGCGACGAGGCCTTCCAGGCGGCCCGCTACATCATCGATGAGGTGAAGGTGCGCGTGCCCATCTGGAAGAAGGAGCACTTCACAGACGGTGACTCAGGCTGGGTCAACTGTGAGCGCTGCGCCTCCCACGGTCACAAGCATGGCGAGCACTCGCACGAGTAACCAAGCTAAGGATTCATGTAGCTCATGAACAGGCCATTCGGCGCTCCCAACGGCGCCACGGACAAGCTCTCCAGCGATGGACCGCCGACGGCCCCGCCCGTCACCTGGCCGGCCCTTAGGCGCCTGTACGACGCCGAGGTGTCCCTCTGCCGGGGTCTCAACGGCCTGAGTAAGATCGGGGTGGTGCGCTGTGTGTTCTGGCTGGCAAGCCGCCTGGGCGACGGTGTGTTCTGGTACGTGCTGATGTTCGTACTGCCCGTGGCCTATGGCCGCGCGGGGTTGCACACCACGATGCAGATGGCCCTGACCGGGGTGGTCGGCGTGCTGCTCTACCGCTGGATGAAGGGTCGTTTCGTGCGCGAGCGCCCGCACGTGTCGCACGAGTCGATCCACGCCGCCGCTAAGCAGCTCGATCAGTACAGCTTTCCGTCCGGCCACACCTTACACGCGGTCAGCTTCACCCTGATCTGCCTTGCGTCTTTTCCGGAGCTCGCCTCTCTTCTAGTGCCCTTCGCCATCCTGGTCGGCTTGTCGCGCCCCGTGCTGGGGTTGCATTACCCGACGGACGTGATCGCCGGCGCTGCGATCGGCTGGGCCCTGGCCTCGGCCAGCGCGTCCCTGCGCGAGGCGGCCGAGCCGCTATTGCGGTTGCTTTGACGTTCGGCGGTCAGAGAGCCTCAGGGGCACGCATCCGGTGTGTAGCTAAGGCCCGTATCGACCAGCCGCGGGCCCGTGGTAGTACAAAACAAGGGCACCCGCTCCGGCCGTCCGTGTAAGGCGGCGTACTCCTCGTAGTCGCCGTTGTCGGATGGTTGGGCGAGCAGGGACTCCTGCTCGAACACGAATACCGTGAAGTGCAGGTGGCGCGTGCACGGCGGGCTGAACTGCTGGCAGCCCACATCGCCCTCCACCGCGATGGCCTGTCCCTCCAACACCCAGTCGCCCACCGACAGACCCGCGCCCAGGGGCGGAGCGGCGCTGACGGAGCCCTGACGCATGTGCGCGTAGAGGGTCCATTCGTTGCAGCGCCCTAGACCGTCCCGGCAGGTGCGGCACTCGGTGGCAAGGCCCCCGTTGCCCGGTGGCGTGCTGCCCGCCGGTTGGCAGTAGTCGAGGGGATGTTCGATCCAGACGTAGTTGTTGGTGGTCGAGGTCGAGTCCTTCGTATCCTCGATCTCGCGGACCCAGCCGCGCGCCGCCGCGACGATCACCTGATCCGGTTCGCTCGCCCGCATGTCGAACATCTGCTCCGGCGGGTTGGCGTGATCCTCGTGGTCGGCGGTGATGGTGACGCTCACGCCATTGGCGTAGGGCAAGCGGTAGGGCCGCTCGGTGTTGTCTGCGCAGCCGGCGGTGAGGAGCAGCGCCACCGCCACGAGCATCGCGTATCGCATCATCTGATCACTCCTTGCGCCGACCGTTGGCGCGCCGTGAAATCGCCAAAGTCCTCCTTAAGCAACAGCGCCGAAAGTGTAGGATCCCCATCGCGTCGCGCGGTGCGCTGGCGCTGGGGGTTCGCCGATCAGCAGAACTGGCGTCTACGGCGTGGGGAGTTTGGCGACGGCTAGAGCGTATCCTCGTCATCCGAGATCACTTCGAGCTCCACCTCGTCGTAGCGCACGACCACGGTGCCGTCGACCCGTGGTGAGGTGCTGGAGGCGTTGGTGCCGACGTTCACTTCCTGCTCGCTGATGAACAGTTGCGCCAGGTCGAGGGTGGCGCCGAAGCTGCGCTCGTTAGCGTCTTCGTCGATGGGAATGTAGTCCGCCAAGGTGATCACCCCGTCCAGAAAGCGATTCAGTTGACTGTCGAAGCAGCTCTCGACACGCAGCTCGAAGCTGTCGCCCTCGCCGACCTCGCCCTCGCCGGTGCCGGAGGCATCCTGGGTCCAGATGATGACCCGTTCACCGCCGGTGTTGCTGCAGGTCAACGTCAACGATTCGTTCAGGTTCATGCCCTCGAGGGTTTCGGCGTTGAACTCGATATCGTCAGCGAAGTCCTCTGCGATGCGGGCAATCTGCAGCGCGAGGGGGACGAAGGCGTAGGCGGCGGCGGAAAGGCGTACGTCGTCGGGTTCGTCCTCGTCCTCATCCTCGACGGCGGCGCGGAAGTCATCGAAGTCTCGGCTGATCGTGTCGTTGCCGGTGGTTTCGATGGTGAAGCCGTCGTTCTCCACCGTGAGCAGCGTGGTGGTGCCGTCGATGTTCACCGAGAACTGCCCCTGGTCCGGATCCTGATCGATGTCCAGCAGCACCTCGAACGCGGTGCCGAACTCGATGTTCTCGCTGGCGATGTCGTCCTCGCCGTCCACGGCGCTCACGGACAGATCGAAGGTCGTGGAGACGTCCACCGTGAGGTTGTCGCGCTGGATGGTGATGGGGTCGCCGAGGTCGTCTTCGTAGTCGCCGGCGACGCGCAGGTTCATGGCGATCGACTCGACCGTGCCATCCTCCAAGCTGATCGGCGTGGTGCTCGTGCTGACGGCGAAGCTCACGCGCGCCTGCGTGTCCGGCTCGCCTTCCTCGAAGGTGCTGCTGGCGAGCAAGGTCCACAGGCCTGCGGCCAGGACGGCGACGGTGAGGGCGGGTCGGTGGTCACGAAGATGCGGCATGAGATTCTCTCGATTGGATGAGCCGGCGCGGGTCGGTAGGTCGCGCGGGGCGAAGTAGGCAAGCTGCCAGGGCGACGCCCACGGCGCTGGCGAGCACATCGTAGGTGTCGAAGGTGCCGGCGCCATGCGCGCGCAGCAGCGACGCGAGGTAGGGCCACGCGCCTTCCAGGGCTTGGACCGAGTGGCTCACCCAAGGTTGCGC contains:
- a CDS encoding MoaD/ThiS family protein, whose amino-acid sequence is MIQVKVEYFAVLREQRGEAGELVETAASTPADLYAELAERHGLQAPRDTLRVAVNEEFCAWDAGLANGDVVVFIPPVAGG
- a CDS encoding molybdenum cofactor biosynthesis protein MoaE codes for the protein MSQFFEFADSALDLFALRGRTQDDHCGGYVAFEGWVRDHNEGRSVLRLEYEAYEGLAVKEGARIIAEAAERWPITKAGCVHRVGQLEIGDVAVWVGVSAAHRDEAFQAARYIIDEVKVRVPIWKKEHFTDGDSGWVNCERCASHGHKHGEHSHE
- a CDS encoding phosphatase PAP2 family protein, whose product is MNRPFGAPNGATDKLSSDGPPTAPPVTWPALRRLYDAEVSLCRGLNGLSKIGVVRCVFWLASRLGDGVFWYVLMFVLPVAYGRAGLHTTMQMALTGVVGVLLYRWMKGRFVRERPHVSHESIHAAAKQLDQYSFPSGHTLHAVSFTLICLASFPELASLLVPFAILVGLSRPVLGLHYPTDVIAGAAIGWALASASASLREAAEPLLRLL
- a CDS encoding M23 family metallopeptidase, which produces MMRYAMLVAVALLLTAGCADNTERPYRLPYANGVSVTITADHEDHANPPEQMFDMRASEPDQVIVAAARGWVREIEDTKDSTSTTNNYVWIEHPLDYCQPAGSTPPGNGGLATECRTCRDGLGRCNEWTLYAHMRQGSVSAAPPLGAGLSVGDWVLEGQAIAVEGDVGCQQFSPPCTRHLHFTVFVFEQESLLAQPSDNGDYEEYAALHGRPERVPLFCTTTGPRLVDTGLSYTPDACP